TGAAAAAGTTATTGTAAAGTTGCACCATCCTTCTGTCCGTCTGTGTGTCTGGCTCAACTTCTCCGGGCTGTGACTTTCtattgtatggacagaatttaaaataacttcccACCTGTCTTTGGCATATAAAGACAACTGTGTCGCGAACAAGCCTGTGTTCCTACCTACTTTGAATACTGTGGAATGCTGCAAATGAGACATAGAGTTTAGATGGTCTGACCGGGGTGTAACTTCCCACATATGTATGACATACCTAAACAACGAGTCGCTTGCAGGACCCGTGCCCCatcctctaaggtcaaggtcacacttagtgtttgaataCTATGGAATGATGCAAATGAGAGTTTAGGTGGTCATGTCTGTCTGTAACGTTTTCAtgtttggacagattttaaaataacttgccacatgtgtttgacataccaagacaacgtgtcacgtgcaagacatGTGTCACTAcctaaaaggtcaaggtctcactaagtgtttgaatactatggaatgctgcaaaTGAGACATAGCGTTTCGGTGGTCATATCATGGTGgcaactttctcttgtatggacagatttcaaaataacttgccatatttTTTGACATATCAAGataacgtgtcgcgtgcaagactgGTGTCACGACctcaagttcaaggtcaaaagaagtgtttgtttactatggcatgttgcatataaggacataaaggCACGTAAAGGCAATGTTGTATTTGTAAGACCCACGCTGTATTGTTGTCAAGCATACAGGAGTTTCAATCCCATGGCACAGACATGATGTCATGTGTTCTCGCAAATGCACCAACCATGTTgattagacataatgccatgtggtcttgcaaatgtgCCAGCCATGTTGATTAGACATAATGCAATggggtcttgcaaatgcaccagccatgtgagtaagacataatgccatgactgtggtcttgcaaatgcaccagccatattggtaAGACTTTATGAGCATTTCATTGctattttcttcaattttgtCTATACTGACATTATTCAGCGTGGATGTCACCttcggagggggggggggggggggttcatcacatactgtgacagctattgattttaattatcaaaattaatattaagaaaatgacttaatgCAACAAGCTTATTAAGCTGGTTACCCTTAAAAACCTAATTGGCATTGTGGCCAGATCttaacatacacatatacaggTCTGAAACAATGCTTTTGATGGAATGTGACAATATATCAACAAGCAGGGTTCTCCTATTTACATGATCATTtgtgtttgatgttgttttataatatgaaaCTAAATGTTATGACACTCTCGCAGTGATAAAGAAAGGGCACGTAGGTTTTCATCCACAACTAACTTAAAAGTTTGACTTCTATCTTATCATAAGGTGAACACATTTGAAATGTACTATAAAAGGATGTTTGCAGATAAGGAATGTTGGTTACTATTTAATGTGCTCACACACTCACATTTTTGTTACAACATTGGAGAAAatgtagttatttttttaagaaacacaAAACCAactgatatataattataggaacacattttttgaaaattcaagCATACAAAAagcattttgttaacattatatataaaacaaacatttgcaaTGTCTAAgccaataaaatatatacatgtatgttaatagTAAGACAGTCCatataacaatttgttttagGATTGTTTCTGCCAGTCTTATCAATACATGTGACAGTCAACTATCTCTCAGTCCATATAAGTCAACAAGACGTGGACTAAATTTCTTCTTCAGTCCCAGACAAGATGAAACCAATGAAGAGTGTATTGTTTGCactgataattaatattattgtaaaaaatgcaaGTGCGGAAGGAAATggaaaaaacattgatattgaaGAGTTGGCAAAGCGTGTTCTGGGTCTTGAACATGACAATACAATTCTGAAACAACAAGTTGCAAACTTAGCTGAGAAGGATGAAAAGCTAAACAATGAAATGGAGCTCCTTCGCACTGAAAATGTGATCCTCAAAAATCAGTGTGAAATTGTGAAGAAGGATGTCTTTGATAAAGTTCAGAGTCTTGAAAAAGATGTTGAAATTTTGAAGTTTGCCCAAATGCCTTACACAACTGATGATAAAAATGGTGAATATGTTAATGGCACAGAAAATATGACTTCTCCTGCTGCAATGAATGGGAATACAGGTAAAAACCatgaagtaaattatttttactggCTAGTTCTTCTCATTTTTAGATCCGTCTTTTTGTAGAAGAAAACCCAGAGTTACTGTTATAGCCATGTTGTTCTTGTCCGGGTACAAAATCTTGACCATTACTCAAAACAAGTTATAGTCTTCATTTCTTCACTATTTGTTACCGTTAAAATTGAATGATATGTGTAAATGCAAGCCAACGTAAATacgcggaaaaatgtcaaacatgTCTCTATCAGTCTTCAAACCAAAGACAAAAAAGTTCTCATTTCTATAATCAATAAGCCATGCCCTTTAAACTATAAAGGCAGCAATAAGGAACAATTTGAATGCAAATATTGTCAACCTCTTTTAATAAGAATTGCTTAAATTAGTGTATTGGACTGAtccaataattatttaaaaacattaagttTATCTTGGTTTGACTGTTCAAATGCTACAAGTGGCAACATGCATATGTTTAGTAAGACCTGTGATTCTGGTTGTAACATTTGACAAGTTAATAGGCCCATGTTTGACAGAGAATAACGGATGAGCATTACATGGCATCACCTTGCAGTGCTTACATTCATGCATTTACCGGTAATATGCAAATGATGTTGACAAGCTAGCAAACTTGATTATCAGTATAGAATGTAGATCAAACTTAAATCAAGAATGATAAGATGCCATTAACTTgcacaataataaataattgaccAGTGATCATGAACTGGGAAACAGCTTCTATAAAACTTTTGAAAGGCttaatcaatttctttttagGCAGACATATTCGCCAGCTTTCACAGAGACAAGTTGCCTTCTATGCCACAATAACAGTTCACGACATCCAGCATGTTGGAAGCAACCAGGCCATCAAGTTTGACAGCATTCTCACCAATGTTGGCACAGCGTACAATCAGCACTCCGGCTATTTTACTGCCCCAGTACCAGGCATTTACGTCATCCATACAA
The sequence above is drawn from the Mya arenaria isolate MELC-2E11 chromosome 14, ASM2691426v1 genome and encodes:
- the LOC128218586 gene encoding complement C1q tumor necrosis factor-related protein 8-like; its protein translation is MKPMKSVLFALIINIIVKNASAEGNGKNIDIEELAKRVLGLEHDNTILKQQVANLAEKDEKLNNEMELLRTENVILKNQCEIVKKDVFDKVQSLEKDVEILKFAQMPYTTDDKNGEYVNGTENMTSPAAMNGNTGRHIRQLSQRQVAFYATITVHDIQHVGSNQAIKFDSILTNVGTAYNQHSGYFTAPVPGIYVIHTTIAGWGAQSSDKHNYLDICVNSVKQAALYGVPFQQESQTLIVYLNAGDVVSVKNAIVDEAILGSHYSSFAGFLLYETETEPSLGK